From Microcebus murinus isolate Inina chromosome 13, M.murinus_Inina_mat1.0, whole genome shotgun sequence, the proteins below share one genomic window:
- the GJB6 gene encoding gap junction beta-6 protein, whose amino-acid sequence MDWGTLHTFIGGVNKHSTSIGKVWITVIFIFRVMILVVAAQEVWGDEQEDFVCNTLQPGCKNVCYDHFFPVSHIRLWALQLIFVSTPALLVAMHVAYYRHETARKFRRGEKRNEFKDVEDIKKQKVRIEGSLWWTYTSSIFFRIIFEASFMYVFYFLYNGYHLPWVLKCGIDPCPNLVDCFISRPTEKTVFTIFMISASVICMLLNVAELCYLLLKVCFRRSKRAQTQRNHPNHTLKESKQNEMNELISDSGQNAITGFPS is encoded by the coding sequence ATGGATTGGGGGACCCTGCACACGTTCATCGGGGGCGTGAACAAGCACTCCACCAGCATCGGGAAGGTGTGGATCACGGTCATCTTCATCTTCCGCGTCATGATCCTGGTGGTGGCCGCCCAGGAGGTGTGGGGGGACGAGCAGGAAGACTTCGTCTGCAACACCCTGCAGCCAGGCTGCAAGAACGTGTGCTACGACCACTTCTTCCCCGTGTCCCACATCCGGCTCTGGGCCCTGCAGCTGATCTTCGTGTCCACGCCGGCGCTGCTGGTGGCCATGCACGTGGCCTACTACAGGCACGAAACCGCCCGCAAGTTCAGGCGCGGGGAGAAGAGGAACGAATTCAAAGACGTGGAGGACATCAAGAAGCAGAAGGTCCGCATCGAGGGGTCACTGTGGTGGACCTACACCAGCAGCATCTTCTTCCGCATCATCTTCGAGGCCTCCTTTATGTACGTGTTTTACTTCCTTTACAACGGCTACCACTTGCCCTGGGTGTTGAAGTGCGGGATCGACCCCTGCCCCAATCTCGTCGACTGCTTCATCTCCAGGCCCACGGAGAAAACCGTGTTCACCATTTTCATGATCTCTGCGTCTGTGATCTGCATGCTGCTCAACGTGGCCGAGCTGTGTTACCTGCTGCTGAAAGTATGTTTTCGGAGATCAAAAAGGGCACAGACGCAAAGAAATCACCCCAACCACACCCTAAAAGAGAGTAAGCAAAATGAGATGAATGAGCTGATCTCAGATAGTGGGCAAAATGCTATCACAGGCTTTCCAAGTTAA